In one window of Comamonas testosteroni DNA:
- the pyrC gene encoding dihydroorotase, which yields MSAMTQTITITRPDDWHLHVRDGNAMRCVVPHTARQMGRAIIMPNLKPPVTTAEMAQDYRARIVSAVPAGSRFQPLMTLYLTDNLGPEEIVRAKAACVVACKLYPAGATTNSDHGVTDLRKIYPTLEAMQREGLVLLVHGEVTDQSIDLFDREAVFIEQQLKPLRQDFPELKIGMEHVTTKEAAEYVAAADDFLAATITPQHLLFNRNAIFLGGVRPHFYCLPVLKRETHRLALVQAATSGSRKFFLGTDSAPHAAHLKEAATGCAGCYSAHAAIEMYAEVFDGVGALDKLEAFASFNGADFYGLPRNTDTITLVKESWTPPVSFEYGEGAQLKPLRFGEALPWKMLD from the coding sequence ATATCGGCCATGACTCAGACCATCACGATTACCCGCCCCGATGACTGGCACCTGCATGTGCGCGATGGCAATGCCATGCGCTGCGTGGTGCCGCACACCGCCCGCCAGATGGGCCGCGCCATCATCATGCCCAATCTCAAGCCCCCGGTCACCACGGCAGAGATGGCGCAGGACTACCGTGCCCGCATTGTGTCGGCCGTGCCTGCAGGCAGCCGGTTCCAGCCGCTGATGACGCTGTATCTGACAGACAACCTGGGGCCCGAGGAAATTGTGCGCGCCAAGGCGGCCTGCGTGGTGGCCTGCAAGCTCTATCCCGCAGGTGCCACGACCAATTCCGACCATGGCGTGACCGATCTGCGCAAGATCTACCCGACGCTGGAGGCCATGCAGCGCGAAGGCCTGGTGCTGCTGGTGCACGGTGAAGTGACCGATCAGAGCATCGACCTGTTCGACCGCGAGGCCGTGTTCATCGAGCAGCAGCTCAAGCCTCTGCGCCAGGATTTCCCCGAGCTCAAGATCGGCATGGAGCACGTGACGACCAAGGAAGCCGCCGAGTACGTGGCCGCAGCCGATGATTTCCTGGCAGCGACCATCACGCCCCAGCATCTGCTGTTCAACCGCAATGCCATCTTCCTGGGCGGCGTGCGCCCGCACTTCTATTGCCTGCCGGTGCTCAAGCGCGAAACCCATCGCCTGGCACTGGTGCAGGCCGCCACCAGCGGCAGCCGCAAGTTCTTCCTGGGCACGGACAGCGCTCCTCACGCCGCGCACCTGAAGGAAGCCGCCACCGGCTGCGCCGGCTGCTACAGTGCTCACGCCGCCATCGAGATGTATGCCGAGGTGTTTGACGGCGTCGGCGCCCTTGACAAGCTCGAAGCCTTTGCCTCCTTCAACGGCGCCGATTTCTACGGCCTGCCCCGCAACACCGACACCATCACTCTGGTCAAGGAAAGCTGGACGCCGCCCGTGAGCTTTGAATACGGCGAAGGTGCGCAGCTCAAG